The DNA sequence AACAGGGGTTACAGGGGCGTACTCGACGGCTACGACCCGCATATGAACCTTGTGCTGAAGAACGCGGAGGAGCTCGTGAACAACGAAGTTGTCCGCAAGCTTGAAATCACAATTGTCCGCGGAGACAATGTTATTTATATTTCTCCCTGAAATCGGTGTCTATCATGAGTAAGGGAACACCCTCACAGGGTAAACACAGCAAGGGCAAGTCGCACATCATATGCAGGCGATGCGGCAAACATGCATACAACGTCAAAGGTTTCTGTGCCTCCTGCGGTTACGGCAAGAGCGCAAAAGTGAGATCCTATTCCTGGGCCAAACCCCATTAGGGATGATGTTCAGATGAATTCCGACAAAGCCGGACACAAATGCGGCGTTGTCGGCATGATCTCGAGAAACGACGTCGCGCCGCTGCTGTATGCAAGCCTCCGGATTATGCAGCACAGGGGGCAGAACAGCGCAGGCATAGCCGTGAGCTCTTCGGCCGAGACAATAAAGGCAGTGCGCGCTCTTGGCCTTGCCCATGAAGTGTTCAACGGCGAAAATCTCTCTTCCCTTTCCGGCAATGCAGGAATAGGACATGTCCGTTATCCCACGACCGGCGACGACATGATCGAAAATGTGCAGCCGCTCGTTCTGAGCTCGGCCGTCGGAGACGTCGCACTCGGTCATAACGGCGATCTTGTAAATTCGTCGGATTTGAGGGAAAAGCTGGAGAATGAAGGATGGGCCTTCTTCTCGACAACAGACACTGAACTCGTGATACGGCTTGTTGTCAACGAGCTCAAGGACATGGACGATCCCGTGAAAGCAATCAGGAATGCCCTGAGACTGGTTGAAGGCGGCTACGCATTTACACTAATGATAGGCAACAAGGTTTTCGGCATCAGGGATCCTCTGGGCATCAGACCGCTGGCCCTCGGAAAGATACCGGGTGGGTATGCTGTTGCGAGCGAAAGCGTCGTTTTCGACATGCTGGAAGGAGAACTCATCAGAGACGTTCTGCCGGGCGAGATTGTAGAGCTCAACGCCGAAGAGTATGCGTCATATCCTGCACCCGCCTCGGGAGAGCGTGCAAACTGCATGTTTGAGTACGTCTACTTTGCAAGGCCGGACAGCGTTATGGACGGCAGGTCTGTATTCGAAGTCAGGGTGAACATCGGCAGGGTTCTTGCCCGGGAGAAGGCTGTGGATGCCGACGTCATAATCCCGGTCCCGGATTCGGGGAGGACCCATGCCATCGGCTTTTCAGAAGCTT is a window from the Candidatus Sysuiplasma acidicola genome containing:
- a CDS encoding small nuclear ribonucleoprotein (Enables 3` processing of polyadenylated mRNAs and tRNA precursors), whose protein sequence is MTNALKPLATLAQAMESQVMVELKGNRGYRGVLDGYDPHMNLVLKNAEELVNNEVVRKLEITIVRGDNVIYISP
- a CDS encoding 50S ribosomal protein L37e, with the protein product MSKGTPSQGKHSKGKSHIICRRCGKHAYNVKGFCASCGYGKSAKVRSYSWAKPH
- the purF gene encoding amidophosphoribosyltransferase, giving the protein MNSDKAGHKCGVVGMISRNDVAPLLYASLRIMQHRGQNSAGIAVSSSAETIKAVRALGLAHEVFNGENLSSLSGNAGIGHVRYPTTGDDMIENVQPLVLSSAVGDVALGHNGDLVNSSDLREKLENEGWAFFSTTDTELVIRLVVNELKDMDDPVKAIRNALRLVEGGYAFTLMIGNKVFGIRDPLGIRPLALGKIPGGYAVASESVVFDMLEGELIRDVLPGEIVELNAEEYASYPAPASGERANCMFEYVYFARPDSVMDGRSVFEVRVNIGRVLAREKAVDADVIIPVPDSGRTHAIGFSEASGIPMSEGLMKNRFIERTFIMSSQNQRENSVSLKLNPLKSVINGKRVVIVDDSMVRGTTLRRIVQMVRRAGAKEVHVRVGCPMIMSPCYYGIDMKTRDQFIAIGKSEADIARELTADSVGYLSIEGLISAIGARSQELCLGCVTGEYPTKVPGERMRFQRSIESFQEAPRITGGSRQ